In Nymphaea colorata isolate Beijing-Zhang1983 chromosome 10, ASM883128v2, whole genome shotgun sequence, the genomic stretch ATATAGTGTGAGATGTCATTCAGTAAATATTGAACTAAAATGCAAGCGTATTCATGCGCTTGTTTATGTTTAGCAATGGGAATAACCAGTATCTCTTTACCAAGACCAGGTGTGTGAGGATGATTTAGATGCACAACTTGTCAAAGTTAACCTTGAAAACTTTTTTCTCCCTGAGGAGTTTGGCGCAACCGTCGAAACAAAGACTGGCAAGCGGCCAGTTTTTGTTCTAAATCTACGATGCACCAACTTCCTTATGTTGCTAACAAGAGGCCACCGcgtacaagttgaagcacgaTAGATACAATATCTTGAAGCACTGAAAATATGTCATGCACATTTGGAGAACAAGAAGTTGAGTAGAAGCTTGAGTGATGAAATATTCCTCCTACTCACCCAAAACcttgaaagtttttttattcaaaaataaaaacttacTCAAAAGCAGTGGCTGAAGTCGCCCAACAGACCCACAAAAATGATTACCAAAGCCCATACCATGCAGAGTTTCCGGAACTCTGGCCTCACCAACAAAGATACAAGCATGTGAGAATTAATACTTGCAAAAACATTTACTTGCAACTACATTCCAACCTAATGATATTCTCCAGTTACTTCTCAGCTAGAAGAATGGAGTTCTTGATGACAAACACATTGTTCATGAATGATATGTTCTTAGAGTACATGGCTTAAAAGCTCCATATTACCATATTTGCGTTTAAAGAAATGTGATGTAATTATGCACATTGTTTCGAACTCTAATAGCTCAAACGAAACGTAAATCATAAACATGGTGTTATTAAAACACGTGTTCCAACAACACTATTTTTTTGAACTAGTCGCAGCCTTAAAAGTCTTCTGATGCAAGAAGCAGAATACCAACATTCTGGTCCACGATTTCATCAATTTGAAGGAATGGGGAGCATTCCTCAACGTTTTGTTAAGTGGAGGCCGCTGTCCCATGTTTGTGTGTCTGAACAGGACTGACGCACCCGTTGCACGCATTTCAACAACCTTCTAAAGTCAACAACTTAATATCCACAAGCATTTTCAAGTGGCAACGCAGGTGTGAATGTGCAGACATGAGATGGAAGCTAAATTACATCTCATAAGTATTTGTCGAGAATGCAATTTATGTGGCCAGCGCGgaaagaagaaataagaaacTGTTGTACTTCAGAAAATATACTATGGCCAGTTGTTCAAATGGAGGAGTTGATTGCATAACAGAAGCCTGAATTGAGTGTAAGTTACTAAGGCCACCTGTTCCAAATGGAGTTGATTGTATAACAGAAGTCTGAAATCAGTTATGTTGGTTTTTCATACGTATTCTCTTCTCCAAACTCCGCGATTCTTCTGCGGATCATCTCAGCTACATTGGGTTGCACAAATAGGTGCGTATCGTCTAAGACATGCAGAACAAACTTCTGGGACGGTGGTAACGAATTATTCATGCTCACAATGAACTGAAGCATGGGTATGTCACTGCATAATTCACATAAGGTTCCATCAGCATGCAAGAATAAAAAGCTGTACACAAAACAATGAAATTCAGGGACCGGacaaattgacaaaaaatttaCCAAGATATATACAAGCCTTTGGTAGCATTTACCATCTTCAATTATTCTCTATCTgcaaagaaagataaaaatgtcATCTCCAAGCCTGAGCACCAGCTTCTTTGGTCGTAAAAATGAAGCATTTATCAAGTAAAAATCAGCTTGCTGACAAAAGAGTTATTATCCTTGATTAAAGGTTTTCACCCAATCCCTTAGATGACAGCAGCCTCACCAACCACAACTCTTCACTACCCTGCTCAAATCTTCACATGTTCACCTATTAATAACCCAGCACATAGAAGATTATGAAAGCCCTTTCTTATCATCAAATTAACTCAAATTAAGACCCAACAAGCAACCGTACAGCTGCAGCCCTATTATAGAATAACACAGAACtgaaatttttctattttcccaACATTCTTTACTCAATATCCATTCTTATCCATCCACACCCAAATTTAGAGAAACAGCCTTCAAAAATTTAACCGTATAAGCCATTCAGCCCTCATAGACAAAAGAAATCACCTCCATGAAGAACCATGAAGAGCCCGTGCTAAAACTGATAAAACGTGATTCTCTAGCACAAATTAACAAAGCAGAGATTCAAGCATCCAAACTAAGAAGacattttaaaaactgattgaagaagaagatgaaattcGGCTGAGTTACCCTCTCTActgttcttctcttccttctctatCTCTCAATCCCTCGGATGCTCCCTTTCTCCCTCGGCTCTTCTCTcgttctccctctttctctctccacctcTCCCGCTCTTTCTCTCCCGTCTGGCGGTAGGGCTCGATAAAACCCTCTTCTctctccaaattttcaaaatgagcCCTTCATACATGAGAAACTTTCAAAAACACACTTAGTTTTAGAAAATGTCCTAAGTAGCCCTTTTGAACGCGGGCgtcacaatctctctctctctctctctctcctcccctccACACGTCCCCCCGCCCACCCCTTCCTTTActgttcctcctcctcctcctcctcttccttttcttcttcttcttcttcttcctcctttatGTTTGGTGCCTAGCTCCATTCACTGCAGAACCTAGTCTCCTGCAGCTTTCGGCTGGATTGGGAATAAAGCAACAAGCAATAGATTAACTGGAAGGTGATTTTTCCTTTGCTACTCTTTTACAATTTGAATGCCTACAAATCCATTTGGGATTTTATGCCACAGAGTTGTTAATGTTGCCAGGGTCTGGTAAATGATCTCTCTAATTCTGAGGGCACTCGTTGAGACAAAGCTTGTTAAATATGTTAACATCTTCACAATGTATCAAAAATAAGTTTGGTAAGTTCCTGTTAATTTTTGCTAAATACATAATATTTTGGTTCAGGTTGCGATTTGTTGTTAATTGAGGTTATCTTGTTATATCTAGGGCTATTAATAGTCTGATAGGTTCTATTTCACTCGCTTTATTCTTGCCTGACTCTCAACTATGAGTTGAATCTGCATCAAAACCAACTTTTGTGCTTTGTATAGAAGCAATAGAGTTTGGTGCTGTCAACAAGAGTATGAGTTAACTTTTGCCCTAGAAGACGAACATTTTCTTGAAGAATCTTTGtcgttctttctcttcttccttctcccctttcttcttctattcttaTTGGTTTATCGTGCATTGACTTGGCCATGTTGAGGCTTAAAGCTGTCGATGGGTTCTAATGTTTAAGtgatccatttttctttttataataattttcaGCTTTTCTAAATAAGTGGGCTAAATGAAATGAGTGCAGTAGTGTCACATGCAACTGactctttaaagtttaaaccatgTTGTGCAAGAGTTATctaattttatgtttattttttttctttgtgatgGGACTTGTAGAGGTTAATCTCTTGGTTACttaatgaggaaaaaaaagtgatcTCCCTTTTGCCATTTCTTGGCCTCTCATAGCCTTTTTAGTAATTGTTTCTTTCAGTTTACTGCCTTTTTCCTTATAGTGCTTTCACAAGCCTgcttttatccttttttttttttggtggcaATTTggcaaaacatatttttcatatccTCCCAATGTCGTATGTGTTGCATATGAGGTTGTCAGTTAGGTTTCAGGTTGTATGATTGTAGAGTGTAAATTCTAGATATTGTTTTTATACTCTTACCATTTTGAACCTATTATAAAATTATAGCTAGTTCCTTAGGATCCGTTGCTGTATCTGGACTCTGTCTTTAGACAAGGTTTAGTCTGGTATCATTGTTTGTACTatgctttttattttcatggatGAAATGGCTTGTGCATCAGTTGCTAGTTCTGTTGTTGTTTGATGTTTTCTTCATTATATGGATAGAGCATGGGCAGTCTGAGAAGTATGCTGGTAATGTCTTATTGCCCCTATTTTGAACAGTTACTGGAAGTGTTTGAATTGAAATTCGAAATAGCTATGCTGtcttaaattttattgcttttgCTCCCCTTTGATTTCCAAATTCATGTTActcattttttattatgaatatGAATGGACTTGGATTTTATACCTTTGAATGCAAAAAATTTATCATGTTAATCATTTTGAATCAAATAATTTCAAGGCCCCAAGATGAACTTCTAGGGCAATCATGGTGGTGGAAAAGGGGGTTGGAAAATGTACCATTCAGATACTCAAAATGCAATAATAAGTAATTATGGtttttttagattatttttATTAGATGATCTTTGATAATGTGTATATAATGCATGCATCATTGGTTTGGTGTCGATGTAAAATGTAATGTTAATTGCTAATGGCACATTTGTTAATAGATTGcagtgaaataaaattttctctcaattaTCTATCTATTGTAAATATCTAGCCtagcttttatatatttttgcttTATTAGTATATGCATATGTATTATGATTTATATTCACATAAATTGTTGTTGAAATGCAAGGACCAAAGTGAAAATGTACTGGACGAGCACTTTTCTCTGACTGCTGGTTGGCTGATTGATTACATGGTGATCATTGTCATTCTCAAgtcatgaaattttataaaaagacaagTTTCCTTTTTGGTCATTTGactgttattatatatatttaattatttattattttattaagcTTTATATCTAAACACTTTGAGGCGGTTTGTATTTGATGAATTGGAAACTTATActtcaattaaatttgttttgtttataataaaacaatgtcttttCCATAATATATGGATTTTaggttttctctctctctctctctcacacacttTGTACATgcatgtaaaaaaaagaaagaacaagaaagggaaaagatagacagaatatttttttggattgtattttttatatttttattgtaTATGTTTTCATTATACATGGACTTTTGGCTGTTTCTATTTGtgtgtgtctctgtgtgtgtgtgtgtgtatatatatatatatatatatatatatatatatagagagagagagagagagagagagtatactTTTATTGATTTAcatacttttatatattttatcagGTATTTTCTTATATTGTATGTGAATTTTAGGTCATTTatatgtgtagagagagagagagagagtaatttttaactttttttcataaCATGTAGATTTTTAGGTTGTTtgtatgtatagagagagagtgaacaTTTTTTATTGCCTCGGATATTTATTACATATTTTGTGtgatattttctttcatcataTGTGAATTTTAGgttgtttatactttatatgttagagagaaacaaaagcaaatatttttattagttcacaTTTTTCTTATATGTTTTATCATGTGTTTGtatgtggggagagagagagggggaaagagagagagagagagaaagagagatgcaAACCGTCTGTTAAACATGCACGTTCAATGATTTAAACAAATGTTAGGTAACACAAGTTGAATAGGCTTACTAAACAAATGCTGGACAGAATTACAACTTGTCGATATGGACAAGAACTCTTTGTTCCTAGAACACATGTTCGAATGACACTTGTTTTTGCAACCAAACGGTATCTAAGCGGTTCTAGAGAGGCAATATGCActtatattttggatctagCTAGTGGCTCCTGTACGGCCCACTATGTTCTAGTCAAACCAACTCACAGACACACAGGCTGCCTGACCCCTTGCAGAGTTGAAGCCCTTCAAAACTCTTCTGTTGCAGTCGGACTCCTTACCATCACGGCCGCCCACCTTCCGGCCCGCTTACTCTGTTGCTGCATGCCGGCGAGTGTCTCTTTCCCTCTGCCTATGCGTGTgacttttgtatatttttcctCACAGTTTTGTTGCCTTTTATGGCTTTTACTATTTTTTCAGTATGTTTGTTCTTTTAGGCAGTGTTATATCTATCATACAATACGGGGCCATATCGTATGATGCGTGCCGTTGCTttttaaatttacgatacgatacaccacttGGATCGCAAACAAGTGGTGTCTCTAATGTGTATCActtgtatcgtgcgatacacaacctgtatcgtacgatacatgaTACACCCCGTATTGCACGATACATGTCTATTTTGAAAGATATGGAGTTAAGAGTTAAGACCACCCtttttcaaactattttttaaaatttgcctcCCTCTTCATTTCTGAACATATCTAATAGTTGAAGGAGGGGGACATTGTTTGATTTGAGGGCAGATTTATGCATGGATGATTGATTCTTGTTTAGATAAAGAGGGTTTATATCTTCTACGaaatatgaaaatgagaatgagatgataaagattatgaatgaagctgttttcatttgttatttgcattaacattgaacaattttgtcCTGTGATGTGGACGTATAGTGTACGTAAAACTTGGGTTTTGATATGTGTTGGATCTTATGTGTTAGCCACCAGCCAAGGCACATTTATAAGACCCCTGAACTCACTCACGCAGGCCCTAATCCCTGATTAGGCTTCTTCCTCCCAGAGGAAAGACACTTCAACTTCAGCAATAGCCTTAATTACAGCTGCCTAATCCTTATTTATAGCTGTTCCTGGGTTAGTCTAGTGGACCCAACCCGCAACCCAAGGCCCGATCACTATCATTATGACTTACTTGTGAGTTATTATGTAgatcatcttataaattatgTTCCTTGATGTCTTAGATCATGCTGTGTTActatatgatattatgaccacccattaatgtttgtgaagtaacttcataCCTATAATAAGCCTGccattacatataacatgttttttcattaaaaaacatattttttttctttatttatcttttctttctctattttttattttttatcttttatttttttgaattaaaaaaataaatttatgatacACATACAATTACGATACAACATATCTATTGGCCGGACCGATACAACTtatgatacactttttacaacattgcttttaGGGCTCTTTTTTATTATTCGGCATACTGGTAGTTATGAATTTCCAGTGCATTATGTGTCGTATCATGTTGTTGTCTATGCATTTTGGTGTAATTGATCAAGATGAATAATCTACCGCTGTGTTGTTCGATATGCTCAACCCGCTTCCTCTCCTGACACTTCAAGGTAGCTGATTTGGAGTTGTGTTGAACTGCActtgtcacaccccgacctttttgacactcaaacattttttttttctaacatccaacatcgaggtgtgactacacaatagttcaaaaaggaatgagccaagcaattcaaaacaatggggcaagctttccattatatagcatttcaattcaattgtacatttgacaaaaatgccccaaaatcacaacatcgatgcctcatcaaaacaaggcatcagtaaaaccaaaaacacgacgcgccggcactacaagaacaaaacaaaacccaaaacctccccagtaggatgtgagtgtagccatctgctcagcctgctgccccgggtacaccaaaacctgaaaaaaggaaacaactgaaggcttagccttcgcagtatggcaacaagccagaaaaatgccaaaccctctcaagtaaggctcaaataaagggacaaatatcaacccatctatcgtcatgtcgcgtctgagtgcgacacgtaaaagccacttgatggccacactaacacaacatcagtcacatgcgaagcatgcttaaacataacacttgcattcatatcaatcacatatacgtcagtcacatgcattctatcaaacactttgcattttcattaactttagtgcattaacagttcctgtgggtgcaacacaggcacgtgcacaccgcgggcggcctacagccgagagacaacccccgtggtggcccataacagtatggatccatttcacccgctgcagcggtagagcactcatccctggatgtgtgacgtccaaggtgagatactcagccttccctaggacacccaggttgggaaggcaggagcccaacgctccaagcacaacacacaacagaaccctggggccttgcaccgcctgcgctctgacaggcgagaccagtggcaatcaagggggacgtctcccaaacacatagccacatcccactggcctctcatctcttagttattcattcttatcattacagttacacattcacaagaagaCTGGCTAAcacacgaggttagtacacttcccgagtgcacccacacctccgattacctccacatgaggtctatacatacagtaacagtcattgctagccgtcataccatacgggtacaactaccctccaaacatccatttgcatcattgcccatggcaatgcatatgcaacaacatacacatttatatcaatcatcacatcagtcatgtcaatcacctctttgaaaaacatagccaatccacagagagtagtctcgatctgcggttggctcgtagctgtcctatgcagttatcattctatgatgctttctaatgcacaattggggtcgaggagacactcgactcgataccccacctcatctgtcctaaacagatatcaattctagcatgcacatgccaatgcgtaacatttttaaatcgaatgactaataatctttctaacccattcatatcatgtaagcaacatacacatactcaatcacaaaaccgtcaatcaattaacatcacaatcttaggatcccttgatcctaggagcacccaatcacacaattgccccaggcaggaatttgcctggaaagttgccatacctgtggcgcgctcaccaaattcttcaaaatgcctcaagcttcgaactcaaggtcgacgggatgagcccggtgcacctgcaaacataaacaagaataaggtttctactagattcctacaccaatcaaacagaaatgaacagatacaaaaatagaatccttgaggcacgtgacAGCGCCTCAAGAGGgcatcgacaggtagtgtcgaccaacgggctctccacaaggcctcctcctttacgtcttgacgttgccttgAATTATCAaggccttcaaccatcaatcaaaccgtCACTaaatccttcctcaataacgttctttaagtaagacatcaacctcaagtcacatcccaaaacgcatatatccctcattaacttcatgatacacccgttcaccgaagtctgcgctacactccctaagacggttccaaaacttccccacaacctcacaatctctaccatgtttccttaaagcttcgaacttaatccatcatgctaaaacgatcaataagtacatgaatcatcactttccaacgcaaatcctaagtttctcccaaaaacaaaattactaacatgcgtcccaaaatcatcaattctaagctctagcatgctcgaaccataattatacatgctctaaaagataaatactcatcattttgagcttgattaggtattgctcaccccaaacaagcgtccaaactgctacaacccttctagcaaccacttcacacgtccgatcaagtgccaatgctcgagattgcttgctgtcgctgctcactacacaccctactagcaggtaagaggggaaaaacgtcccctaaactgcaaaccaaccccaaacgcccaaaaagtttaacacaaactctgttgctaggaaagacccacggtagtagttggggaaaaaaaaactgaaataaacaaagaaaagggacgctgacagagaggagagacagagagaggaagggttcggtcaagggggaaaacagccgtggggtgagaagagagagaaagagcaggcgggggagtgcgggtgagtgagaagagggtcgagcggtagagaaccagcggaaagaggggaaagaaaatggcgagagagaagaagaggggacgtgcggcagagagcaaaacagaaaaaaaaggcatgagtggcagagcaagaaaaatcgcacgagagagagagggtttacccagcagccgccgccgccgtcgccgctgccacctccgtcgccgtcgccgtcgccgttccagccaccaccacccgaccgtcactctcctccctctgcgctgccaCAGGAGACCACCGGAGacaacgaagaaggaagggaaaggcgagggagaagggcctcgcgtcgggcccttacgcgagtgggggtcggttccgggtctggaccctagctcgacccgacccgtcgaaccaacgagcattacatcctaccctcctaaaaagaaaatttcgtcctcgaaatttagctcatacctcaatgcaagaacaagtgcggatatctcttccgcaTGTCTTCCTCATGCTCCCAtgtactctccttcaacccatggtactgccattccactttcactaaaggaatcctcttggtgcgaagcacttgctctcgatgatccacaattc encodes the following:
- the LOC116261694 gene encoding general transcription and DNA repair factor IIH subunit TFB5, which produces MVNATKGLYISCDIPMLQFIVSMNNSLPPSQKFVLHVLDDTHLFVQPNVAEMIRRRIAEFGEENTYEKPT